A single window of Oncorhynchus keta strain PuntledgeMale-10-30-2019 chromosome 34, Oket_V2, whole genome shotgun sequence DNA harbors:
- the LOC127915074 gene encoding neurofilament heavy polypeptide-like isoform X10, producing the protein MRVLLVVAGLTILVSMGLALIVFGQPLTEAKLTLQNLHLDQMQQARVNQLKERQWVENLLKGQLDSKKKNVEEMEAEVKKLTEEEGKKKTEVEACQAEKKQKEEVLAPIQKEQSDIEVTFKTEKEAWTGEITTLKQQLEQRSKVCGFVKDSTDTAKLCPPKEGAAKAEAAPVKAEAAPVKAEAAPVKAEVAPVKAEAAPVKAEAAPLKAEAAPVKAEAALVKAEAAPVKAEAAPVKAEAAPVKAE; encoded by the exons ATGAGGGTTTTATTGGTGGTAGCAGGCCTAACAATCCTGGTCTCTATGGGCCTGGCCCTGATCGTCTTTGGCCAGCCCCTGACAGAAGCCAAGCTGACCTTGCAGAACCTGCATCTGGATCAGATGCAGCAAGCTCGCGTCAACCAACTCAAGGAGAGGCAGTGGGTGGAAAACCTGCTGAAGGGGCAGTTAGACTCGAAGAAGAAGAatgtggaggagatggaggcagaGGTGAAGAAACTGacggaagaggaggggaagaagaagaCTGAGGTCGAGGCCTGCCAGGCAGAGAAG AAACAAAAGGAGGAAGTACTTGCACCCATACAAAAGGAGCAGAGTGATATTGAAG TGACGTTCAAAACTGAAAAGGAGGCTTGGACTGGGGAGATCACCACACTCAAACAGCAGTTGGAGCAGAGGAGCAAAGTGTGTGGTTTTGTAAAGGACTCAACAGATACAGC GAAATTATGTCCACCCAAAGAAGGAGCAGCAAAAGCTGAAGCGGCCCCTGTAAAAGCTGAAGCGGCCCCTGTAAAAGCTGAAGCGGCCCCTGTAAAAGCTGAAGTGGCCCCTGTAAAAGCTGAAGCGGCCCCTGTAAAAGCTGAAGCTGCCCCTCTAAAAGCTGAAGCGGCCCCTGTAAAAGCTGAAGCGGCCCTTGTAAAAGCTGAAGCGGCCCCTGTAAAAGCTGAAGCGGCCCCTGTAAAAGCTGAAGCGGCCCCTGTAAAAGCTGAATAG